The genomic interval aaaaaatattccaatcaatcacgggtggatgagaaataaagcgtcgtgtttgtttgataaagacgttttgcAAACCCTGTGATCAAGAGAATCATTccgttgccgctttcaaaacaatccctccctcatgtaaactgaactgacaggggagcagaTCTCATTGGATATGCTTATCCATATCTTATCCAGCTTATCGCTATCTTATCCATTTCTAGCCGTGGGAGTTTActtaagtctccagtgcggcccGCCCATCAAAACCTGGAGAGAGCTTCAAAACCATTGCAGAAAaaatacactcttagaagaaaaggttctgtATTGAAActgaaaaggttctatcaggcgctatttggaacccctaaaaaggttttatattgaaccttttttaagGGTTCAATCAAAAGATCACTTTAGGGTTCTTTGTAACCAGGAAAAATGTTCTATATGGAACCTTTTAGTGGTTCATTCATGCATTGTCATTTGTTATGTCCTTTCcggattaaatatttaatattattgacaaacatttcactgcattattcGGTGTATTCAAATGCATTTAATGATCAAAAAATCTAGATATGGGGGTTAGaaattgtatatatttatctCATTGTAGTTAATCAATATCACACAAAGAGTCCCATTGCCGTTTTTCTCCTCCAAAAATTAGCAtgattaaaatgtgatgttaagttactacaacagtttaataaacagtaattGAATTACATCTACAAAATGTTGCAGAATAATGTAATACACTCAGTTTGACTGCACCACATTTGTGCTTAATGTTTCTGCATTACTTTTGTACTGAAATTAACAAAGAATATTATAAAGATCCTTATTATGACAAATAATGTAAAGTAACAATTTCAGCTAtagtgcataaaaaactcgAGGCAATATTTCAGTTCCTCTGAACCTTCTGGAAATCCAGAAATTGGTGCCTCAAATTCGCTattgtggaactttccactgaATGCTtttacattgtgtgtgtgtgtgtgttttgtgtgtgtgtgtgtgtgtgtgtgtgtgtgtgtgtgtgtgtgtgtgtgtgtgtgtgtgtgtgtgtgtgtgtgtgtgtgtgtgtgtgtgtgcccttgtttatattacattgtggggaccaaatgtccccataaggatagtaaaacctgagattacctacattgaaccagacgtgtgtgtgtgtgtgtgtgtgtgtggtgttgttGCTGTTGTCTATCTTCTGCCTGTCATTCTATGTTTATACAGTATATCTCTCTTTTATTGTGTGTGTCATCTCAGAAATGATctacatttcaatattttattattgttcattAAACCATCCATTGGTCCAGCCCTGAAGTGGTTTTTTGGGTTAGCACGTTCCACGTTGGGCCAATTTCTGTTTCACTGCAGTGGTCCAGAGCCTGTAATCCCAACACAGAGAAAATGCTCATTCTCAGGTCTTTTTTGTGTCTCTACCAGTAGAATGAAACATCAGCCGCAGAAACTGCTGATTGAAGACAGCGAGACCTGCAGCATGTCTCCAGGGGTTTGCTGGTGTGATCATGCTAAAGGCGTGGCTCCTGCCTTTGGCCTGGACCCAAGTGTGTGTGCGACAGTCCTGCACTCGAAACACAGCCCCCCACACTCTGCTCTCAACAGCCAATACTGATGACTCATCAGGAAAAAGTGTGATGGGATGCAGCTTATTAAAGAATAGTGACTTTAACAGCACCCCTGTGAATTTTGTCAACATGTCCTCTGTAATTCATTTTAGATACACTATATGTTTAAGAAGAAAGTAAACTGCCAGATGATTTTGAGTCTGCACAGGATTCTGCATCGAGGAGGGTCATCGGGGGTAAGACCTCTGTGTCTCATTCAGTATTCAGACACTGCAGAGAAACAGGCTGCCACCCgcattacaacacacacacacacacacacacacacacacacacacacacagagttagACACTCCCTCTCACTGCAACATGCTTCAATCCCATGCAGACATGCAGCACCTTTGCTTACACGCGTGACAGCTATACAGTTATTGCttgtttgatttatttatttatttctgcatTGCCATATTAAGTTTccaaaattaatgtttattgatCGTTCATGACATGAATGATAAGGTAATCTCAAAATCAGTTTGACTGCACCACATTTGTGCTTAATGTTTCTGCATTACTTTTGTACTGAAATTAACTAAGCATATTATAAAGATTCTTATTATGACACATAATTTAAAGTAACAGTTTCGGTTATAGTGCATAAAAAACTAGAGgcaatatttcaatatttctcTGAACCTTCTGGAAAACCAGAAATTAGTGCCTCAAATTCCCTATTGTGGAGCTTTCAAGGGCTTTAAACCGTTCTTTACGAACCACTGACTGCCTTCATTGCAGGAATTAACTTTCAGGCTCAATTTTGGCTCTTTAAAAGGTGACTCTCCAAGGGTCATCCGAGGAACACCCAAATGTAGCTTTTCATCTTTACATATTTTGACCTTTATTTATCCTCAGTTCTCTGCATGATGACAATCTCCATCGCATGAAAAGGGATGAGTGGCCACAAATGCAAAGGCCGTAAATGAATGAGCGCTCTCCTGGGACGCTGTCTTTTTTGCTCGGGGTTGCAGGTTTCCCCCTCCACCACCGCCCCTGCGTCAGATGATGCTTGCGGTCTCTGCCTATAAAAGATGCCGGTGTGACAACCCGACTggcactctccctctctctttctctgtctttcCACATCCACACACTTCACCCACTCGGTCTGTGATCTTGAGCATTCCAGCATGAGTTATTCCGGCGACATGTACACGGGCAGCTCGTACAGGAAGATTTTTGGAGATGCGCCACGGCGCACCCCCGTGGGCAGCAGCCCGTCCCGGGTGACGGTGAGCTACCGCTCCGTACCCCAGCAGCAGCACCACCGCACCTACGgctctccatcccccatgctcACATCCTCAAGTTACCGGACCAAACTCGGATCCGGTCGCGGCGGCTACCAGCCGGACAGCGTGGACCTGACGCAGACCACCGCCGTGACCAACGAGCTGAAGATCATCCGCACCAACGAGAAGGAGCAGCTGCAGGGCCTAAACGACCGCTTCGTGACGTTCATCGAGAAGGTGCACAACCTCGAACAGCACAATAAAGTTTTGGAGGCGGAGGTCGCGCTGCTGCGCCAGCGCCACAACGAGCCGTCGCGCCTGCACGACCTCTACGAGCAGGAGATCCGCGAGCTGCGCGCCCGCGTCGAGGAGATGACGCACGAGAAGAGCCAGATGCACCTGGACTGCGTGCAGATGAACGATGCTCTGGAGCGCTTCAAGGAGAAGCTGGACGAGGAGACCCGGCTGCGGGAGGAGGCCGAGAACAGCCTGAAGGGATACCGCAAGGACGTGGATGACGCCACCCTGTCCCGCCTGGAGCTGGAGAAGAAAGTTGAGTCCCTGCTGGATGAGATCGCGTTCCTCAGGAAAGTGCACGAGGAGGAACTCCAGGAGTTACAGGCGTCCCTTCAGGCCACCCAGGTATGAAAAAACTTGAAAAAATCCGTTGGCTGGTTGTAGGGCACTTTTTAGCTGGTCAGCCTGGGATGCCAAATAAAACCTTTATTGCCAGGCTGGTTGGCCATGCtgagttttgttgttgttgtttttttactaaGATTTTCTATTGCAAATACATAACATGCCATAGTTGCAAGAGTATAGgctacataatatatatttttaattcctGTTAGATAAAACTACCCAGTTAAGCGAAATATTGCATAGTAAGATGGTATTGAAATGACTACATACAATATCCTACACTAAAATATTTGGTCAATTATTCTAAAATATGATTTACATAACTGCATTAGTGTAAGATTTACCGTTCACAATTATATGTGACAATATCAAATTATGAAAAGCATACAAATTCTGTGTTCTCAATGTTTTGATGTTCATTAATATCTCACATCACATAGTGTTGCAGTGACATTTATGACTTTGATTTATGCAGTGGCATAATCATGCAGATCTATTTGGGAATGATTTGAAATTTTTATTAGTTTCCAGTATCCTATAATGAAACATGTTTATCCAAATATTCCATATGCTTTTGGTTTGAAAATCATTACATTATAGCCTTCTGTAAAATGCTTTCTCAGGAAACAAACATTCAgcaaatatttcaattaattagatttgAACTGCATACAACCAATTTTACATGAGTGAATTAACCTGACTACAGCTTCTTTGAAAGATTTTTTTAGGTCTTATCAGGTAGAAATATCTTTATAAGCTAGCTACTGCATATCATTTATTTGAGAAGATCAGTTGAAGCAGATAAAGCCTAGaaataatatgtatttattaatgCTTTGAAATTCAAGTGGCACACTGTGGGTATGCGTATCATGACTGTGCAGTGTCATTGAGGGCGGTGTGTGTCTGGGAGGATTTACAGCACTGCAGCTCAGACACTCGTGTGCGTAACGCTGAGAATCTGACGCTCCACTGCACCAGGACCAGCACCTcagtcaaaatgtaatttataacATATATGCATTTATAACGCCAGTCTCTTCTCTCATGCAActtaaaaatctaaaaaaaacaatatttaatcaGACAAAGACACAGAGGATCCCTGGAGAGggagaaatgtatttaaaagttGGAAAAGGTTGTTGATGATGGGATGTTTAAACTTCCTTACCTCCAGGCAATGAGGAGGTGATGCAGTAGCGCAGGATTTTAGGTGTGGCTGCAGAGTGCAGCGGGACCCCCGCAGCGCAGCGTCCTTGAGAGGGACTGCATCGCTTTAGACTCGCTCTCAGAGTCGTGCAGCAGCTTCTCAAAGTATTTCTACACTACAGATTACATTTCCTTCAGGGTTTTATTCAATAACCCTGAGTATAAGCAATTACACTGTTAATGTGAGTGTAATTGTTGTAAGCTGATGTTCACCATTAATGGATTGCTGTTTTCTGCGTGCTGATGGTGTGGTGGATGAATTGCCTCCTTATGAAAGCATGCAGTGTCATCTTTCCTTGAGCATTAAAACCCATGAGTTTGCGCTCCATCCCGCAGCCTCAGGGGCCCAAAACTTCATTAGCACAAATTACACTCAAAGACTGATTAAACGCCACGGCCAACATTAGCACCGCATTTATCAGCTCTCCTGCATTTTTGATAACTTTACAACCTGATGGACAGTGGTTTATTGATTACAGTCACTGTAAAACTGTGTATttattgcaacttattgtaatTTAACATGAATGTCTCATGCCAAATTATCTATATGTATAGCTATGTAATGTATGCTCTCCCTTTAGCTCAAATGTAAATGCCTGTTTCAGGgtattcattatttattagAAATCAATAATAAATCAGCAACTTTATTGCAGTTCCTCCACCAATCAATTTTAGAGACTAAAGGCTATTTATGGCTATCATTAACTACTGTTCAAAActttatgctcaccaagtctgcatttatttgatcaaaagtacagtaaaattgagtgaaatataatttaaaaaaatgttctatttgaatgtatttaaataaaaaaaacttttctagtttattcttagctaaaaacacttagatctttcaaaattatatatgctcattaatgtatatttacttctttcaagtaaaaaaagtattcttgtaagttttgccattgaaaatacatatgggtgagtggttcgaatgctggtcgccatgttgcccctccatcttgaaagtacattagccaaagagggacatacccgtaaattcaagcttcgcctttcgcgttttaacacttgacggcactcatggacgaggtcgaactggaagccatgttaatcttggactaaatcggccaccgtaggagttaaaacaaaatcagaattgagaggaaaagaaactaatattcactggatggtcatatacctttacaccgctagttaggggaaaatatcacacagtgtagctttaaaaatgtaatttattcctgtggtgCAAAGCAACATTTTCAGCACCATTACgtcagtcttcaatgtcacatgatccttcagaaatcattatgctgatttgctgctcaagaaaaatATCTTATTATTATCCATGTTGAAATAAGTCGTGCTGCTCAATGTGGAAACCTGACTTTTTTCAGTGTGCTgggatgaatagaaagttaaaaagaaccaaattaatttaaaatagaaaacgtTTTCTACATTTCACAATATCATATAtacccctggtttcacagacaagtggctgaaagcaacttgcattgacatcttaaaatatttgttttgtctcaagatgcacaatgtttttttaaggcacgtttataaaagctacttaaaatCCTCCTTGAACTAAAGCTTAATCTTGACTTAATAAGCTCTGTCTGTGAAACTAGGTCTTATAGTTGTATTCAACTTATTAACAGTTAAGTTTGTTGTCTGTTTTCCATGCTCAGGTGTCTGTTGAGATGGACGTCAGTAAGCCTGACCTTGCTGTGGCCCTGAAGGACATTCGTGCCCAGTACGAGACTCTCTCTTCCCAGAACCAGCAGCAGGCAGAGGAATGGTACCGCTCCAAGTTCGTCAGTGTGACGGAGGCGGCGGCACGCAACAACGATGCTCTGAAGCAGACCAAGGACGAGCTGTCTGAGTACCGCCGACAGCTGCAGTCCCGCACCCTGGAGATCGAGTCTCTGAAAGCCCATAACGAGTCCTTAGAGAGACAGCTGGCTGAGATGGAGGACCGCCACAACAACGAGATCGGCGAGCTGCAGGTGAGAGCTTAAGATTTTGGATAATATTGGAGATTTTggagtttaatatgaaaaagtggtggagtatccctttaacatagGTCCTTAACTTAATTAGCTTGCAATCACATCATTCTCTTTAGGGCACATTCGATTTGTTTCTAGTGTATCAGTAGCCAATGAGCTCGCTGTTCAACCTTTGAATACTTGGCGAAGATTTGCTGTAGCAGTTGCAGTGCActttcagaaaccctccacTTTCCcctgtatagatctgctacAGGTAATTAATGTATGCTGTTTTGTACAGCAGAAGATTGttttaagccccgtttccaccaaaattacccagaacaatttgtcGCAAGAACTTCCCCCCAGACCTTTTGCTGTCTGCGTTCAgtctaaagtaccgtgaagattagtccggtgacataGGACTGCATGCGACTTTCCAGTTCCCGATAAATTTCATTTTCTGCATATAagcttaataaagcctgaattttgttttcagtccagtcatatttttttaagtgttgattccaatagcaaacaactcttactccacacaccaaaacatactttttaaaatggtggttgaaataaaatgctgcgtgaactCAACCAATCGGCATCAACGCTTAAGCACCATGCCCAAAAGTtcttgaactttgaaaaagtactacctagCGAGCGGGGACTCTTTGAGGGGGACATTTTTAcctggaacttcatttagaccctgatCCTGCGGTCAAACCGAGTGCCTATTAACGTTCCTGAAAGAAtgtttgttcataactttgagagaaccttgcTAGAACGTTAGCCAATTTTTTAATTCATTCCGTTAGCTGGATACGTTTTCTTGTAAGAAAAGTTTTTGGAGACATAAATGTCTTGTTTGTGGTGACAGGACACTATTCAGCAGCTGGAATCTGCTCTTCGGAGCACAAAAGGTGAG from Pseudorasbora parva isolate DD20220531a chromosome 3, ASM2467924v1, whole genome shotgun sequence carries:
- the neff1 gene encoding low molecular weight neuronal intermediate filament, giving the protein MSYSGDMYTGSSYRKIFGDAPRRTPVGSSPSRVTVSYRSVPQQQHHRTYGSPSPMLTSSSYRTKLGSGRGGYQPDSVDLTQTTAVTNELKIIRTNEKEQLQGLNDRFVTFIEKVHNLEQHNKVLEAEVALLRQRHNEPSRLHDLYEQEIRELRARVEEMTHEKSQMHLDCVQMNDALERFKEKLDEETRLREEAENSLKGYRKDVDDATLSRLELEKKVESLLDEIAFLRKVHEEELQELQASLQATQVSVEMDVSKPDLAVALKDIRAQYETLSSQNQQQAEEWYRSKFVSVTEAAARNNDALKQTKDELSEYRRQLQSRTLEIESLKAHNESLERQLAEMEDRHNNEIGELQDTIQQLESALRSTKGEMSRHLREYQDLLNVKMALDIEIAAYRKLLEGEECRLSSVSGAMMQSVYSYPSSRTYALSSYRRSVAKPETEEEEEEVEEEEEEEKDEEKEEGEEEAGEEAEEGEEQEEGGDEEEEEEEEVEEQEDKKEKEKEDEKKEKEEKKSPKEQKENEKEKEKEKEKEKEKEKKSDSKADSKSEKGDSNKGEKAAAVKSK